From a region of the Methanomassiliicoccales archaeon genome:
- a CDS encoding flavodoxin domain-containing protein produces MKVLVVYDSSYGNTEKIALSICAGMKEVGLNDVTCKKADSVTADDFKSADVWVLGSPTHVGSATGAIKKVLKSAIKTGASGKIGAAFDTRFDKASKGGAQKIQKMMERAGMKIAVPGEWFIVENMKGPLAPGEEAKAVTFGRKIAGAIRQK; encoded by the coding sequence GTGAAAGTCCTGGTCGTTTATGATTCGTCATATGGGAATACGGAAAAGATTGCTTTGTCCATATGCGCTGGCATGAAGGAAGTTGGCCTCAACGATGTAACTTGCAAAAAAGCGGATTCGGTCACAGCGGATGATTTCAAATCTGCAGATGTTTGGGTCTTGGGAAGTCCTACTCATGTTGGAAGTGCAACTGGAGCGATTAAGAAAGTTTTGAAATCTGCAATTAAAACTGGTGCGTCCGGAAAGATTGGAGCGGCCTTTGATACGAGATTCGACAAGGCTTCGAAAGGCGGCGCTCAGAAGATTCAGAAAATGATGGAACGTGCTGGAATGAAAATTGCCGTACCCGGAGAATGGTTTATCGTCGAGAACATGAAGGGGCCTCTTGCACCTGGAGAAGAGGCCAAAGCCGTTACTTTTGGAAGAAAAATCGCGGGTGCAATCAGACAGAAATGA
- a CDS encoding DNA polymerase ligase N-terminal domain-containing protein — protein sequence MALDEYKKKRNFIITPEPEGSVQGIEDEFVIQEHHASHLHFDFRLSLDGVLKSWAIPKGVPLEKGVKRLAVETEDHPIEYLNFEGVIPEGQYGSGEVKIWDRGKFHLVERTPDRIVIDIEGTKLRGRYALIRFKGKEKDVKNWLLIKTK from the coding sequence ATGGCGCTCGACGAATACAAGAAAAAGAGAAATTTTATCATAACCCCGGAGCCAGAGGGAAGCGTTCAAGGGATTGAGGATGAGTTTGTCATTCAAGAACATCATGCCTCGCACTTGCATTTCGATTTTCGCCTTTCCCTTGACGGCGTTCTGAAAAGTTGGGCTATTCCAAAAGGTGTCCCTTTGGAAAAGGGCGTCAAGCGTCTCGCTGTCGAAACAGAAGATCATCCAATTGAATATCTTAATTTCGAGGGCGTGATTCCCGAAGGCCAATATGGTTCCGGAGAAGTGAAGATCTGGGATAGAGGGAAATTTCATCTTGTCGAGAGAACCCCTGACAGAATCGTTATTGACATCGAAGGCACGAAACTGAGAGGCCGATATGCACTGATCAGATTTAAGGGAAAAGAAAAAGATGTAAAGAACTGGCTCCTCATCAAGACGAAATAA